The proteins below come from a single Argentina anserina chromosome 1, drPotAnse1.1, whole genome shotgun sequence genomic window:
- the LOC126782404 gene encoding phosphatidylinositol 4-kinase beta 1-like isoform X1 → MVRLLGLTRSGDSDEPPREITTSRTPAVSSSDSGENGWLIRFFDSAFFCEWIAVSYLYKHEHAGVRDYLCNRMYTLPLPGIESYLFQICYMSVHKPSPSLDKFVIDMCSKSLKMALKVHWFLLAELEDSDDNEGISRIQEKCQIAATLMGEWDPLVRPQAEPGSSPGSKNQVLNRLFSSKQKLLSLTSSPPAQRSFSFSPNSSQEDGQLSPDENKIFKKFIPGPKVRDALLFRKSAEKDEDDSEKDGFFKRLLRDSRGDDESGSKIRDSLLFRKSAEKEEDDTNKDGFFKRLLRDSKGEDEELTSSSEGLFKRLFRESKSDSEDKQVSKSVEDEEKDGFFKKFFKEKFEDKKDRIDRNEDECTAQSEGRRSKSAEDDEKDGFFKKLFSNKFDDKKDGNDKIEEGSANGEDEEPSDFSLFRRLFRVHPEDGKSTPNESINGGSLLESSPGTENFFRKLFKDRDRSVEDSELFGSKKHKEKRPGSPKQQNEKSSAKPPLPTYTAAHYRKGAYHESLEFVQSLCETSYGLVDLCPIEDRKSALRESLGEINLHIAESQNNGGVGFPMGKGMYRVVHIPEDEAVLLNSREKAPYLICVEVLKSEISSNPKDTSGSQKLSRGGIPLANGDALLPRPPPWAYPLWTVQEVYRNSNDRMSSSTAHAIDQAMSHSSDSKMKFVTVKISVQNKLPSQTLKIENRSNSYRGEGLNCASKEAQTNDLEWVRIVLTADPGVRMEDIEDQRPGRRKEHRRVPSTVAIEEVKAAAAKGEAPPGLPLKGAGQDSSDAQPTANGGTPKASDALSGELWEVKRERIQKLSVYGKLPGWDLRSIIVKSGDDCRQEHLAVQLISHFYDIFQEAGLPLWLRPYEVLVTSSYTALIETIPDTASLHSIKGRYPNITSLRHFFAAKYQENSPTFKLAQRNFVESMAGYSLVCYLLQVKDRHNGNLLMDEEGHIIHIDFGFMLSNSPGGVNFESAPFKLTRELLEVMDSDAEGVPSEFFDYFKVLCIQGFLTCRKHAERVILLVEMLQDSGFPCFKGGPRTIQNLRKRFHLSLTEEQCVSLVLSLISNSLDAWRTRQYDYYQRVLNGIL, encoded by the exons ATGGTGAGGCTACTCGGACTGACTCGCAGCGGCGACTCCGACGAGCCGCCGCGTGAGATCACGACCTCCCGGACTCCGGCCGTCTCCAGCAGTGACTCCGGCGAGAACGGGTGGCTGATTCGGTTCTTCGACTCGGCCTTCTTCTGCGAGTGGATCGCCGTGAGCTACCTCTACAAGCATGAACACGCCGGCGTCCGGGACTACCTCTGTAACCGAATGTACACGTTGCCGTTGCCAGGTATTGAGAGCTACTTGTTTCAGATATGCTATATGTCTGTGCATAAACCAAGCCCGTCCTTGGATAAGTTTGTCATTGATATGTGCTCTAAGTCCCTCAAGATGGCTCTCAAGGTGCATTGGTTCTTGCTCGCCGAGCTCGAAGATTCCGATGACAATGAGGGGATCAGTAGGATTCAGGAGAAGTGCCAGATTGCTGCTACATTGATGGGGGAGTGGGACCCGCTGGTCAGGCCCCAGGCCGAGCCCGGGAGTAGCCCTGGGAGTAAGAACCAGGTGCTGAATAGGCTGTTTTCGTCTAAGCAGAAGCTTTTGTCGCTGACGTCTTCGCCACCGGCACAGAGGTCGTTTTCGTTCTCTCCGAACAGCTCGCAGGAGGATGGGCAGCTGTCGCCCGATGAGAATAAGATCTTTAAGAAGTTTATTCCGGGGCCGAAGGTGAGGGATGCATTGCTGTTTAGGAAGTCAGCCGAGAAAGATGAGGATGACTCCGAGAAGGATGGGTTCTTTAAGAGGCTACTGAGGGACAGTAGAGGGGATGATGAGAGTGGCTCGAAGATTAGGGACTCTTTGCTTTTTAGGAAGTCGgcagagaaggaggaggatgaTACGAATAAGGACGGGTTCTTTAAGAGACTATTGAGGGACAGTAAAGGGGAGGATGAAGAGTTAACTTCTAGCTCCGAGGGGTTGTTTAAGAGACTGTTTCGTGAAAGTAAGAGTGATTCCGAGGATAAGCAAGTTTCTAAATCAGTGGAGGATGAAGAAAAAGATGGATTCTTCAAGAAGTTTTTCAAAGAGAAATTTGAGGATAAAAAGGATAGAATTGATAGGAATGAAGATGAGTGTACAGCACAATCAGAAGGGAGACGCTCAAAATCAGCTGAAGATGATGAGAAAGACGGGTTTTTCAAGAAGTTATTTAGTAATAAGTTTGATGACAAGAAAGATGGGAATGATAAAATTGAGGAAGGGAGTGCCAATGGGGAGGACGAAGAGCCCTCTGACTTTTCGTTATTCCGTAGATTGTTCCGCGTGCACCCTGAAGATGGAAAAAGTACTCCTAATGAAAGCATCAATGGTGGCAGCTTGTTAGAAAGTAGTCCAGGGACTGAGAATTTTTTCCGTAAGTTGTTTAAAGATCGAGACCGTTCAGTTGAAGATTCAGAACTATTTGGTTCAAAAAAACATAAAGAG AAACGTCCTGGTTCGCCAAAgcaacaaaatgaaaaatcaaGTGCAAAACCCCCACTTCCAACTTATACCGCAGCCCATTACCGTAAAGGCGCATACCATGAGTCGTTGGAGTTTGTGCAGTCACTGTGCGAGACATCATATGGTTTAGTGGATCTATGTCCAATTGAAGATCGTAAAAGTGCCCTTCGTGAG TCACTTGGAGAGATCAATTTGCACATTGCTGAGTCGCAAAATAATGGAG GAGTTGGCTTCCCGATGGGGAAGGGCATGTATCGCGTGGTGCATATACCAGAGGATGAAGCTGTTCTTCTGAATTCCCGGGAGAAGGCACCCTACCTCATCTGTGTAGAAGTCTTGAAAAGTGAAATTTCTAG CAATCCAAAGGATACTTCTGGCTCTCAAAAGCTCTCACGAGGAGGAATTCCTTTAGCAAATGGAGATGCACTACTGCCTAGACCACCTCCCTGGGCATATCCTTTATGGACTGTCCAAGAGGTCTATCGTAATAGTAATGATAGGATGTCAAGTTCTACTGCTCATGCGATTGACCAAGCAATGTCACATTCATCAGattcaaaaatgaaatttgtAACTGTAAAAATATCAGTACAGAACAAGTTGCCTAGCCAGACTCTGAAAATAGAGAACAGATCAAACAGTTATCGAGGAGAGGGTCTTAATTGTGCATCAAAAGAAGCACAAACGAATGATTTGGAGTGGGTAAGGATTGTGCTTACAGCAGATCCTGGTGTTAGAATGGAAGACATTGAGGATCAAAGACCAGGTCGACGGAAGGAACACCGTCGCGTTCCAAGTACAGTGGCTATAGAAGAAGTAAAG GCTGCTGCAGCGAAAGGAGAAGCACCTCCTGGACTTCCTTTAAAAGGGGCAGGTCAGGATTCATCAGATGCACAGCCAACG GCTAATGGTGGTACCCCCAAGGCCAGCGACGCATTGTCTGGTGAACTTTGGGaggtgaagagagagagaatacagAAGTTGTCAGTTTACGGAAAGTTACCTGGTTGGGACTTGCGCTCT ATCATTGTGAAGAGTGGTGATGATTGTAGACAGGAGCATCTTGCTGTGCAGCTTATCTCTCATTTCTATG ATATATTCCAAGAAGCAGGGCTTCCCCTCTGGTTGCGACCTTATGAAGTCTTGGTTACTTCTTCGTACACAGCTCTCATTGAAACCATTCCAGATACG GCGTCACTTCATTCTATCAAAGGTAGATATCCTAACATCACTAGCTTGCGGCACTTCTTTGCTGCTAAGTATCAAGAAAATTCTCCAACTTTTAAACTTGCCCAG AGAAATTTTGTTGAAAGTATGGCTGGATATTCCTTAGTGTGCTATCTTCTGCAG GTGAAAGATCGGCACAATGGAAACCTGTTAATGGATGAAGAAGGTCATattatacatattgattttggCTTCATGCTCTCAAATTCACCTGGGGGTGTAAATTTTGAGAGTGCTCCATTTAAGTTGACACGTGAACTTCTTGAG GTTATGGATTCTGATGCCGAAGGAGTTCCGAGCGAGTTCTTCGATTACTTTAAA
- the LOC126782404 gene encoding phosphatidylinositol 4-kinase beta 1-like isoform X2 translates to MVRLLGLTRSGDSDEPPREITTSRTPAVSSSDSGENGWLIRFFDSAFFCEWIAVSYLYKHEHAGVRDYLCNRMYTLPLPGIESYLFQICYMSVHKPSPSLDKFVIDMCSKSLKMALKVHWFLLAELEDSDDNEGISRIQEKCQIAATLMGEWDPLVRPQAEPGSSPGSKNQVLNRLFSSKQKLLSLTSSPPAQRSFSFSPNSSQEDGQLSPDENKIFKKFIPGPKVRDALLFRKSAEKDEDDSEKDGFFKRLLRDSRGDDESGSKIRDSLLFRKSAEKEEDDTNKDGFFKRLLRDSKGEDEELTSSSEGLFKRLFRESKSDSEDKQVSKSVEDEEKDGFFKKFFKEKFEDKKDRIDRNEDECTAQSEGRRSKSAEDDEKDGFFKKLFSNKFDDKKDGNDKIEEGSANGEDEEPSDFSLFRRLFRVHPEDGKSTPNESINGGSLLESSPGTENFFRKLFKDRDRSVEDSELFGSKKHKEKRPGSPKQQNEKSSAKPPLPTYTAAHYRKGAYHESLEFVQSLCETSYGLVDLCPIEDRKSALRESLGEINLHIAESQNNGGVGFPMGKGMYRVVHIPEDEAVLLNSREKAPYLICVEVLKSEISSNPKDTSGSQKLSRGGIPLANGDALLPRPPPWAYPLWTVQEVYRNSNDRMSSSTAHAIDQAMSHSSDSKMKFVTVKISVQNKLPSQTLKIENRSNSYRGEGLNCASKEAQTNDLEWVRIVLTADPGVRMEDIEDQRPGRRKEHRRVPSTVAIEEVKAAAAKGEAPPGLPLKGAGQDSSDAQPTANGGTPKASDALSGELWEVKRERIQKLSVYGKLPGWDLRSIIVKSGDDCRQEHLAVQLISHFYDIFQEAGLPLWLRPYEVLVTSSYTALIETIPDTVIMRHFILSKVDILTSLACGTSLLLSIKKILQLLNLPREILLKVWLDIP, encoded by the exons ATGGTGAGGCTACTCGGACTGACTCGCAGCGGCGACTCCGACGAGCCGCCGCGTGAGATCACGACCTCCCGGACTCCGGCCGTCTCCAGCAGTGACTCCGGCGAGAACGGGTGGCTGATTCGGTTCTTCGACTCGGCCTTCTTCTGCGAGTGGATCGCCGTGAGCTACCTCTACAAGCATGAACACGCCGGCGTCCGGGACTACCTCTGTAACCGAATGTACACGTTGCCGTTGCCAGGTATTGAGAGCTACTTGTTTCAGATATGCTATATGTCTGTGCATAAACCAAGCCCGTCCTTGGATAAGTTTGTCATTGATATGTGCTCTAAGTCCCTCAAGATGGCTCTCAAGGTGCATTGGTTCTTGCTCGCCGAGCTCGAAGATTCCGATGACAATGAGGGGATCAGTAGGATTCAGGAGAAGTGCCAGATTGCTGCTACATTGATGGGGGAGTGGGACCCGCTGGTCAGGCCCCAGGCCGAGCCCGGGAGTAGCCCTGGGAGTAAGAACCAGGTGCTGAATAGGCTGTTTTCGTCTAAGCAGAAGCTTTTGTCGCTGACGTCTTCGCCACCGGCACAGAGGTCGTTTTCGTTCTCTCCGAACAGCTCGCAGGAGGATGGGCAGCTGTCGCCCGATGAGAATAAGATCTTTAAGAAGTTTATTCCGGGGCCGAAGGTGAGGGATGCATTGCTGTTTAGGAAGTCAGCCGAGAAAGATGAGGATGACTCCGAGAAGGATGGGTTCTTTAAGAGGCTACTGAGGGACAGTAGAGGGGATGATGAGAGTGGCTCGAAGATTAGGGACTCTTTGCTTTTTAGGAAGTCGgcagagaaggaggaggatgaTACGAATAAGGACGGGTTCTTTAAGAGACTATTGAGGGACAGTAAAGGGGAGGATGAAGAGTTAACTTCTAGCTCCGAGGGGTTGTTTAAGAGACTGTTTCGTGAAAGTAAGAGTGATTCCGAGGATAAGCAAGTTTCTAAATCAGTGGAGGATGAAGAAAAAGATGGATTCTTCAAGAAGTTTTTCAAAGAGAAATTTGAGGATAAAAAGGATAGAATTGATAGGAATGAAGATGAGTGTACAGCACAATCAGAAGGGAGACGCTCAAAATCAGCTGAAGATGATGAGAAAGACGGGTTTTTCAAGAAGTTATTTAGTAATAAGTTTGATGACAAGAAAGATGGGAATGATAAAATTGAGGAAGGGAGTGCCAATGGGGAGGACGAAGAGCCCTCTGACTTTTCGTTATTCCGTAGATTGTTCCGCGTGCACCCTGAAGATGGAAAAAGTACTCCTAATGAAAGCATCAATGGTGGCAGCTTGTTAGAAAGTAGTCCAGGGACTGAGAATTTTTTCCGTAAGTTGTTTAAAGATCGAGACCGTTCAGTTGAAGATTCAGAACTATTTGGTTCAAAAAAACATAAAGAG AAACGTCCTGGTTCGCCAAAgcaacaaaatgaaaaatcaaGTGCAAAACCCCCACTTCCAACTTATACCGCAGCCCATTACCGTAAAGGCGCATACCATGAGTCGTTGGAGTTTGTGCAGTCACTGTGCGAGACATCATATGGTTTAGTGGATCTATGTCCAATTGAAGATCGTAAAAGTGCCCTTCGTGAG TCACTTGGAGAGATCAATTTGCACATTGCTGAGTCGCAAAATAATGGAG GAGTTGGCTTCCCGATGGGGAAGGGCATGTATCGCGTGGTGCATATACCAGAGGATGAAGCTGTTCTTCTGAATTCCCGGGAGAAGGCACCCTACCTCATCTGTGTAGAAGTCTTGAAAAGTGAAATTTCTAG CAATCCAAAGGATACTTCTGGCTCTCAAAAGCTCTCACGAGGAGGAATTCCTTTAGCAAATGGAGATGCACTACTGCCTAGACCACCTCCCTGGGCATATCCTTTATGGACTGTCCAAGAGGTCTATCGTAATAGTAATGATAGGATGTCAAGTTCTACTGCTCATGCGATTGACCAAGCAATGTCACATTCATCAGattcaaaaatgaaatttgtAACTGTAAAAATATCAGTACAGAACAAGTTGCCTAGCCAGACTCTGAAAATAGAGAACAGATCAAACAGTTATCGAGGAGAGGGTCTTAATTGTGCATCAAAAGAAGCACAAACGAATGATTTGGAGTGGGTAAGGATTGTGCTTACAGCAGATCCTGGTGTTAGAATGGAAGACATTGAGGATCAAAGACCAGGTCGACGGAAGGAACACCGTCGCGTTCCAAGTACAGTGGCTATAGAAGAAGTAAAG GCTGCTGCAGCGAAAGGAGAAGCACCTCCTGGACTTCCTTTAAAAGGGGCAGGTCAGGATTCATCAGATGCACAGCCAACG GCTAATGGTGGTACCCCCAAGGCCAGCGACGCATTGTCTGGTGAACTTTGGGaggtgaagagagagagaatacagAAGTTGTCAGTTTACGGAAAGTTACCTGGTTGGGACTTGCGCTCT ATCATTGTGAAGAGTGGTGATGATTGTAGACAGGAGCATCTTGCTGTGCAGCTTATCTCTCATTTCTATG ATATATTCCAAGAAGCAGGGCTTCCCCTCTGGTTGCGACCTTATGAAGTCTTGGTTACTTCTTCGTACACAGCTCTCATTGAAACCATTCCAGATACGGTAATTAT GCGTCACTTCATTCTATCAAAGGTAGATATCCTAACATCACTAGCTTGCGGCACTTCTTTGCTGCTAAGTATCAAGAAAATTCTCCAACTTTTAAACTTGCCCAG AGAAATTTTGTTGAAAGTATGGCTGGATATTCCTTAG